From the Cupriavidus necator N-1 genome, one window contains:
- the fliG gene encoding flagellar motor switch protein FliG — MTTAKGMSESGLQKSAVLMMAIGEDAAAEVFKHLSQREVQELGSAMATLSSVTREEMAEVLGEFRSETEQYLALNVDSNAFIRSVLNKALGEERAQSVIEDILESRDPGGGIDSLNWMDATAIAELIRDEHPQIIATILIHLDRQKSSEVLALFTDRLRNDVILRIATFGGVQPGALQELTDVLTKLLAGQSLKRSRMGGVRTAAEIINLMSTAHEEAVIDGVRLHDGDLAQKIIDEMFLFENLLEVDDRGIQRVLKEIATESLIVALKGAPQELRDKFIRNMSTRAGEMLREDLDALGPVRVSQVEAEQKAILQVVRRLADAGEVQIGGGDDAYV, encoded by the coding sequence ATGACAACCGCTAAGGGCATGTCCGAATCTGGCCTGCAAAAGAGCGCCGTCCTGATGATGGCGATCGGCGAGGATGCCGCGGCCGAGGTGTTCAAGCACCTGTCGCAGCGTGAAGTGCAGGAGCTGGGCTCGGCCATGGCCACGCTCAGCTCGGTCACCCGCGAGGAAATGGCCGAGGTGCTGGGCGAGTTCCGCTCCGAGACCGAGCAGTACCTGGCCCTGAACGTCGATTCCAACGCCTTTATCCGCAGCGTGTTGAACAAGGCGCTGGGCGAGGAACGCGCCCAGTCGGTGATCGAAGACATCCTGGAATCACGCGATCCGGGCGGCGGCATCGATTCGCTGAACTGGATGGACGCCACGGCCATTGCCGAGCTGATCCGTGACGAGCACCCGCAGATCATCGCCACCATCCTGATCCACCTGGACCGCCAGAAGTCTTCCGAAGTGCTGGCGCTGTTCACCGACCGCCTGCGCAATGACGTGATCCTGCGTATCGCCACCTTCGGCGGCGTGCAGCCGGGCGCGCTGCAGGAACTGACCGACGTGCTGACCAAACTGCTGGCGGGCCAGAGCCTGAAGCGCAGCCGCATGGGCGGCGTGCGCACCGCGGCCGAGATCATCAACCTGATGAGCACCGCGCACGAAGAGGCCGTCATCGACGGCGTGCGCCTGCACGACGGCGACCTGGCGCAGAAGATCATCGACGAGATGTTCCTGTTCGAGAACCTGCTGGAGGTCGACGACCGCGGCATCCAGCGCGTGCTCAAGGAAATCGCCACCGAGTCGCTCATCGTCGCGCTCAAGGGCGCGCCGCAGGAGCTGCGCGACAAGTTCATCCGCAATATGTCCACCCGCGCCGGCGAGATGCTGCGCGAGGACCTGGACGCGCTGGGCCCGGTGCGCGTGTCGCAGGTCGAGGCCGAGCAGAAGGCAATCCTGCAGGTGGTAAGACGCCTGGCGGATGCGGGCGAAGTGCAGATCGGCGGAGGCGACGATGCCTATGTCTGA
- the fliH gene encoding flagellar assembly protein FliH yields the protein MPMSEANPERGQAARRTPRGDPLSSLAGNGAAADPGGFAPFEPPRRARGGAAGWQRWQMGSLDPRDMEPPEALAAMPSEPAPPPIDFEALDAMREGARKEGYAQGYTQGQTQGYGDGHREGYARGLEAARNEATQLQALATNFRSALGGVDDQVARALVSLALDVARQLVRTALANDPAVLLPAVRELLTSEPALCGSPSLLLHPDDVALVETHLHGELAAAGWTVRADPSVARGGCIASAASGERDATLPTRWTRVVKALGRDDPWEPPHA from the coding sequence ATGCCTATGTCTGAGGCAAACCCTGAGCGCGGCCAGGCCGCACGCCGCACGCCGCGCGGCGACCCGCTCTCTTCCCTTGCCGGCAACGGCGCGGCCGCCGATCCTGGCGGCTTTGCGCCGTTCGAGCCCCCGCGCCGCGCGCGTGGCGGCGCAGCCGGCTGGCAGCGCTGGCAGATGGGCTCGCTCGATCCCCGGGATATGGAGCCGCCCGAAGCCCTGGCCGCCATGCCATCCGAGCCCGCACCGCCGCCGATCGACTTCGAGGCGCTCGACGCGATGCGCGAAGGCGCGCGCAAGGAAGGCTATGCCCAGGGCTACACCCAGGGGCAGACCCAGGGCTACGGCGACGGCCACCGCGAAGGCTACGCCCGCGGCCTGGAAGCCGCACGCAACGAGGCCACGCAGCTGCAGGCGCTGGCCACCAACTTCCGCAGCGCGCTCGGCGGCGTGGACGACCAGGTCGCGCGCGCGCTGGTGTCGCTGGCGCTGGACGTGGCGCGCCAGCTGGTGCGCACCGCCCTGGCAAACGACCCCGCAGTGCTGCTGCCGGCCGTACGCGAGCTGCTGACAAGCGAACCAGCGCTGTGCGGATCGCCCAGCCTGCTGCTGCATCCCGACGACGTGGCGCTGGTGGAAACCCACCTGCATGGCGAACTGGCGGCCGCCGGCTGGACCGTGCGCGCCGATCCGTCGGTGGCGCGCGGCGGCTGCATCGCCAGTGCCGCCAGCGGCGAGCGCGATGCCACGCTGCCTACGCGCTGGACCCGCGTGGTCAAGGCGCTGGGCCGCGACGATCCGTGGGAGCCGCCACATGCCTGA
- the fliI gene encoding flagellar protein export ATPase FliI — MPDAAEQATPAPDSALAHAQRWIGALDSAAAGIAGLDSKRSCGRLTRAAGLVLEAVGLRLPVGSDCLIELPAGQFTTDSNAPRTAEAEVVGFGADRLYLMPQSDVVGLLPGARVYPLEPSPQPAGITAPREQGSKRLPVGAGLLGRVLDAAGRPLDGLGPITAAMEVPLAGEQINPLMRAPIETVLDTGVRAINGMLTVGRGQRMGLFAGSGVGKSVLLGMMARYTSADVIVVGLIGERGREVKEFIENILGPEGRARSVVVAAPADTSPLLRMQGAAYATRLAEYFRDQGQHVLLIMDSLTRYAMAQREIALAIGEPPATKGYPPSVFAKLPTLVERTGNGPEGGGSITAFYTVLTEGDDQQDPIADSARAILDGHIVLSRSLAESGHYPAIDVEASISRAMTALIPAAQFGSVRRFKQLMSRYQRNRDLISVGAYVPGNDPELDLAMRLHPRMEAFLQQDIHERAGYDDAIAQLHSLFDRSEHAQAFTA; from the coding sequence ATGCCTGATGCCGCCGAGCAAGCCACGCCCGCGCCGGATTCCGCGCTGGCTCATGCGCAACGCTGGATCGGCGCGCTGGACAGCGCCGCGGCCGGCATCGCCGGGCTCGACAGCAAGCGCAGCTGCGGCCGTCTGACGCGCGCCGCGGGCCTGGTGCTGGAAGCCGTGGGCCTGCGCCTGCCGGTGGGCAGCGACTGCCTGATCGAGCTGCCCGCCGGGCAGTTCACCACCGACAGCAATGCCCCGCGCACCGCGGAAGCGGAAGTGGTGGGCTTTGGCGCCGACCGGCTCTACCTGATGCCGCAATCGGATGTGGTGGGCTTGCTGCCGGGCGCGCGCGTCTATCCGCTGGAACCATCGCCGCAGCCGGCCGGCATCACCGCGCCGCGCGAGCAGGGCTCCAAGCGCCTGCCGGTTGGCGCCGGCCTGCTGGGCCGCGTGCTGGATGCCGCGGGCCGTCCGCTCGACGGGCTGGGCCCGATCACCGCCGCCATGGAGGTGCCGCTGGCCGGCGAGCAGATCAACCCGCTGATGCGCGCGCCGATCGAGACTGTGCTCGATACCGGCGTGCGCGCCATCAACGGCATGCTGACCGTCGGACGCGGCCAGCGCATGGGGCTGTTCGCGGGCTCGGGCGTGGGCAAGAGCGTGCTGCTCGGCATGATGGCGCGCTATACCAGCGCCGACGTGATCGTGGTCGGCCTGATCGGCGAACGCGGCCGCGAAGTGAAGGAGTTCATCGAGAACATACTTGGCCCCGAGGGCCGCGCACGTTCGGTGGTGGTGGCCGCGCCGGCCGATACCTCGCCGCTGCTGCGCATGCAGGGCGCCGCCTATGCGACGCGGCTGGCCGAGTATTTCCGCGACCAGGGCCAGCACGTGCTGCTGATCATGGACTCGCTGACGCGCTACGCCATGGCGCAGCGCGAGATCGCGCTGGCCATCGGCGAGCCGCCGGCCACCAAGGGCTACCCGCCCTCGGTCTTTGCCAAGCTGCCGACGCTGGTCGAGCGCACCGGCAATGGCCCCGAGGGCGGCGGCTCGATCACCGCGTTCTACACGGTGCTGACCGAAGGCGACGACCAGCAGGACCCGATCGCCGATTCCGCGCGCGCCATCTTGGACGGCCATATCGTGCTGTCGCGCAGCCTGGCCGAATCCGGCCACTACCCGGCCATCGACGTGGAAGCATCGATCAGCCGCGCCATGACCGCGCTGATCCCGGCCGCCCAGTTCGGCTCGGTGCGCCGCTTCAAGCAGCTGATGTCGCGCTACCAGCGCAACCGCGACCTGATCAGCGTGGGTGCCTACGTGCCGGGCAACGACCCGGAGCTGGACCTGGCGATGCGCCTGCACCCGCGCATGGAAGCTTTCCTGCAGCAAGACATCCACGAGCGCGCCGGCTACGACGACGCCATCGCCCAGCTTCACAGCCTCTTCGACAGGAGTGAACATGCCCAGGCATTCACCGCTTAA
- the fliJ gene encoding flagellar export protein FliJ produces the protein MPRHSPLNTLADLAQNDTDAAARELGRLQGLRTQAEQQLNQLTEYRHEYRARMQVVAAEGMTSSRWQDFSRFLDSLDHAIRQQGAALAKAEADLLAGRNHWQHQKRRLNSFDTLIARAEAKEDQVAARREQRANDEYAARLVRTTASRLSEA, from the coding sequence ATGCCCAGGCATTCACCGCTTAATACGCTGGCTGACCTCGCCCAGAACGATACCGACGCCGCCGCGCGCGAGCTGGGCAGGCTGCAGGGACTGCGCACGCAGGCTGAGCAGCAGCTCAACCAGCTCACCGAGTACCGCCATGAGTACCGCGCGCGCATGCAGGTGGTGGCCGCCGAAGGCATGACCTCGAGCCGCTGGCAGGATTTCTCGCGCTTTCTCGATTCGCTCGACCATGCCATCCGCCAGCAGGGCGCGGCCCTGGCCAAGGCCGAGGCCGACCTGCTGGCAGGGCGCAACCACTGGCAGCACCAGAAGCGCCGCCTGAACTCGTTCGACACGCTGATCGCGCGCGCCGAAGCGAAGGAAGACCAGGTTGCCGCGCGCCGCGAGCAGCGCGCCAACGACGAATACGCAGCCCGCCTGGTCCGCACCACGGCCAGCCGCCTCAGCGAAGCCTGA
- a CDS encoding flagellar hook-length control protein FliK, giving the protein MIDISQIVSSAANAVESARRATADATASGFGDALSRARESSKAPAPPARETTARDQPASRQPAAQADAGKPQPVAAAGKKPTAGHKDEDQDQDDTTAATPTDAAAAAAAALALMLPAAAPTSPAAAPCAPGSALAGVADTGGGAALQAALANATQPATADVQADAMPAAATPQPDTLQVVTTEARPAQPSVADTLATIASQRAAMQAGTSAGTDGKAGTAQAIPGDVLAVQQQDTTGQSAGGSGNRPDSGIAQHRADPLAANPGTADTRPVATPFAVAQAAARTGEATAASPDNTQAAAAALAGQATPSATAAAAAASARPVVTPPLYDSQWPQALGQQMIRMSTQGQQSAELQLNPPDLGPLKVVLNVVNDQAQAQFVSPHQAVRAAVEAALPQLRTALSESGIQLGQTSVGADGFASQAGNGNGQQQQAPENGRGQTSFGAGTLAAVEPAAVASTTARPARVLGRGEIDTFA; this is encoded by the coding sequence ATGATCGATATCAGCCAGATTGTCAGCAGCGCCGCCAATGCGGTCGAGAGCGCCAGGCGCGCCACCGCCGACGCAACCGCAAGCGGATTCGGCGACGCGCTGTCGCGCGCTCGCGAAAGCAGCAAGGCCCCCGCGCCGCCGGCCAGGGAAACCACCGCGCGCGACCAGCCCGCATCGCGCCAGCCCGCGGCGCAGGCCGATGCCGGCAAGCCGCAGCCAGTCGCCGCGGCCGGCAAGAAGCCCACGGCCGGCCACAAGGATGAAGACCAGGACCAGGACGACACCACGGCAGCCACGCCGACGGACGCCGCAGCCGCTGCCGCAGCGGCCCTGGCACTGATGCTGCCTGCCGCCGCCCCGACCAGCCCTGCTGCCGCACCGTGCGCGCCAGGTTCCGCCCTCGCGGGCGTTGCCGACACCGGCGGCGGCGCCGCACTGCAGGCGGCGCTGGCAAATGCCACGCAGCCGGCCACGGCAGATGTCCAGGCCGATGCCATGCCGGCGGCCGCCACGCCGCAGCCGGACACGCTGCAGGTCGTCACCACCGAAGCCCGGCCCGCACAGCCTTCGGTAGCCGACACGCTGGCCACCATCGCATCCCAGCGCGCCGCGATGCAGGCCGGCACCAGCGCAGGCACCGACGGCAAGGCCGGCACGGCCCAGGCCATCCCGGGCGACGTACTGGCCGTCCAGCAGCAGGACACCACCGGCCAGTCTGCCGGCGGATCGGGCAATCGCCCCGACAGCGGCATCGCCCAGCACCGCGCCGATCCGCTCGCCGCCAACCCCGGCACGGCGGATACCAGACCCGTGGCAACACCGTTCGCCGTCGCACAGGCTGCCGCCCGCACCGGCGAGGCTACCGCCGCCAGCCCCGACAACACGCAAGCCGCGGCCGCCGCCTTGGCCGGCCAGGCCACCCCGTCGGCTACTGCAGCCGCTGCAGCCGCCTCCGCCCGTCCCGTGGTCACCCCGCCGCTGTATGACAGCCAGTGGCCGCAGGCCCTTGGCCAGCAGATGATCCGCATGAGCACGCAAGGCCAGCAAAGCGCCGAACTGCAGCTGAACCCGCCCGACCTCGGGCCGCTCAAGGTCGTGCTCAACGTGGTCAACGACCAGGCCCAGGCCCAGTTCGTCTCGCCCCACCAGGCCGTGCGCGCCGCGGTGGAAGCGGCGCTGCCGCAGCTGCGCACCGCGCTGTCGGAAAGCGGCATCCAGCTTGGACAGACTTCGGTGGGCGCAGACGGCTTTGCCAGCCAGGCGGGCAATGGCAACGGGCAGCAACAGCAGGCACCGGAGAATGGGCGCGGGCAAACCAGCTTTGGTGCCGGCACGCTGGCGGCTGTTGAGCCGGCGGCGGTGGCCAGTACGACGGCCCGTCCCGCACGCGTGCTTGGGCGTGGCGAGATCGATACGTTTGCCTGA
- a CDS encoding type II toxin-antitoxin system HicB family antitoxin → MLRFPANIVPDDGGFAVSFPDIPEALTSGDTIEQAREMAADALATAMEFYFEDGRPVPLPSKARRGQHLVELPASVSAKVLLLNEMIAQGVTQAELARRLHTRKQEVQRIVDLDHATKIDTIEAAFRALGKRLELTVA, encoded by the coding sequence ATGCTGCGATTCCCTGCCAACATCGTCCCGGACGACGGTGGCTTTGCTGTGTCGTTTCCCGATATCCCCGAAGCCCTGACCAGCGGCGACACCATCGAGCAGGCCCGCGAGATGGCCGCCGATGCGCTCGCTACGGCCATGGAGTTCTATTTCGAAGATGGCCGCCCGGTGCCGCTGCCGTCGAAGGCAAGACGCGGCCAGCATCTGGTAGAACTGCCGGCCAGCGTGTCGGCGAAGGTGCTCCTGCTTAACGAGATGATCGCGCAGGGCGTGACGCAGGCGGAACTGGCGCGCCGGCTGCATACGCGCAAGCAGGAGGTGCAGCGTATCGTCGACCTGGACCATGCGACCAAGATCGATACGATCGAGGCTGCATTCCGGGCCTTGGGGAAGCGGCTGGAACTGACGGTCGCCTGA
- the alkB gene encoding DNA oxidative demethylase AlkB — protein sequence MTFDLFDDLPPSGSGSPAIEPLADGAVVLRGLARADAEVLLADVQAVIALAPWRHMITPGGLRMSVAMVNCGTVGWVSDARGYRYDPVDPLNGKPWPEMPASFRQLATTAAAQAGFAGFEPDACLINRYEPGTRLSLHQDRDERDFSAPIVSVSLGLPAVFLFGGMRRADRPQRVRLAHGDVVVWGGPSRLAFHGVAPLADGDHPLLGRLRINLTFRKAL from the coding sequence ATGACTTTCGACCTGTTCGACGACCTGCCACCGAGCGGCTCCGGCAGCCCCGCCATCGAACCCCTCGCCGACGGCGCCGTAGTCCTGCGCGGCCTGGCCCGTGCGGATGCCGAAGTGCTGCTGGCCGACGTCCAGGCCGTCATCGCGCTTGCCCCCTGGCGGCACATGATCACCCCCGGCGGGCTGAGAATGTCGGTGGCGATGGTCAACTGCGGCACGGTCGGCTGGGTCTCCGATGCGCGCGGCTATCGCTATGACCCCGTCGATCCGCTGAACGGAAAGCCGTGGCCGGAGATGCCGGCGAGTTTCCGGCAACTGGCCACCACCGCGGCGGCGCAAGCGGGCTTTGCCGGTTTCGAGCCGGATGCCTGTCTTATCAATCGCTATGAGCCGGGCACCCGGCTCTCGCTGCACCAGGACCGCGACGAGCGCGATTTCAGCGCGCCCATCGTCTCGGTCTCGCTGGGGCTGCCCGCGGTGTTCCTGTTCGGCGGCATGCGCCGCGCGGACCGTCCGCAGCGGGTGCGGCTGGCGCATGGCGACGTGGTGGTGTGGGGCGGGCCGTCGCGACTGGCCTTCCACGGCGTGGCGCCACTGGCCGATGGCGACCATCCGCTGCTGGGGCGGCTGCGCATCAACCTGACATTCCGCAAGGCGCTCTAG
- a CDS encoding GFA family protein yields MHLDGSCHCGAIHFSLESDSPYPYMHCHCSICRKTAGSGGYAINLGGDAATLRVRGRKHLGIYHAVLREPGKRARRSPAQRHFCVKCGSALWLWDPRWPELVHPHASAIDTALPRPPEVVEAALDSVAPWVDVPKGKGHVHCDTWPKESLADWHKRHGLSSR; encoded by the coding sequence ATGCATCTAGACGGCTCCTGCCATTGCGGCGCCATCCATTTCTCGCTCGAATCCGACTCGCCCTACCCGTATATGCACTGCCATTGCTCAATCTGCCGCAAGACGGCGGGGAGTGGCGGCTACGCGATCAACCTGGGCGGCGATGCGGCCACGCTGCGCGTGCGCGGGCGCAAGCACCTTGGCATCTATCACGCCGTGCTGCGCGAGCCCGGCAAGCGCGCGCGGCGCTCGCCGGCGCAGCGGCATTTCTGCGTGAAGTGCGGCAGCGCGCTGTGGCTTTGGGACCCGCGCTGGCCAGAGCTGGTGCATCCGCATGCATCGGCCATCGACACAGCGCTGCCGCGCCCGCCGGAGGTGGTGGAGGCTGCGCTGGATTCTGTCGCGCCCTGGGTCGACGTGCCCAAGGGCAAAGGCCATGTGCACTGCGACACCTGGCCGAAGGAATCGCTGGCGGACTGGCACAAGCGGCACGGCCTGTCGTCGCGCTGA
- the cysK gene encoding cysteine synthase A, with product MKVQNILQTIGNTPHIRINRLFGNGHEVWIKSERSNPGASIKDRIALSMVEDAERRGVLKPGGTIIEPTSGNTGIGLAMVAAVKGYKLVLVMPDSMSVERRRLMLAYGATFDLTPREKGMKGSIARAEELVAATPGAWMPQQFENPANVDVHVRTTAQEILNDFPEGLDVLITGVGTGGHLTGCARVLKDKWPQLKVFGVEPVASPVISGGAPAPHPIQGIGAGFIPKNLDTSLLDGVIQVDAEPAREMARRCAREEGILVGISSGATLAAIAQKLRELPASARVLGFNYDTGERYLTVEGFLPA from the coding sequence ATGAAGGTCCAGAACATCCTGCAGACGATCGGCAATACCCCGCATATCCGCATCAACCGGCTGTTCGGCAACGGCCACGAGGTCTGGATCAAGTCGGAGCGCAGCAACCCCGGCGCCTCGATCAAGGACCGCATCGCGCTGTCGATGGTGGAAGACGCCGAACGCCGTGGCGTGCTCAAGCCGGGCGGCACCATCATCGAGCCGACCTCGGGCAATACCGGTATCGGCCTGGCCATGGTGGCCGCGGTCAAGGGCTACAAGCTGGTGCTGGTGATGCCGGACAGCATGTCGGTGGAGCGCCGCCGCCTGATGCTGGCTTATGGCGCCACCTTTGACCTGACCCCGCGCGAGAAGGGCATGAAGGGCTCGATCGCGCGCGCCGAGGAACTGGTCGCCGCCACGCCAGGCGCGTGGATGCCGCAGCAGTTCGAGAATCCGGCCAATGTCGACGTGCACGTGCGCACCACCGCGCAGGAAATCCTGAACGATTTCCCCGAGGGGCTGGATGTACTGATCACCGGCGTCGGCACCGGCGGTCACCTGACGGGCTGTGCCCGCGTGCTCAAGGACAAGTGGCCGCAGCTCAAGGTGTTCGGCGTCGAGCCGGTGGCCTCGCCGGTGATCTCCGGCGGCGCGCCGGCGCCGCACCCGATCCAGGGCATCGGCGCGGGCTTTATCCCGAAGAATCTCGATACGTCGTTGCTGGACGGTGTGATCCAGGTCGATGCCGAGCCCGCGCGCGAGATGGCACGCCGCTGCGCGCGCGAGGAAGGCATCCTGGTCGGCATCTCGTCCGGCGCCACGCTGGCCGCGATCGCACAGAAGCTGCGCGAACTGCCGGCCAGCGCGCGCGTGCTGGGCTTCAACTACGATACCGGCGAGCGCTACCTGACCGTCGAAGGGTTCCTGCCCGCATAA
- a CDS encoding glycosyltransferase, whose amino-acid sequence MKTEQPKRYIALLVAVYVSCGFAYLAWRVGTVNMDAPWLSLPLYAAEVYGYLSGLLFVLMTFRLSVREVVPPPAGLKVDVFVPTYNESVDLLRRTLLAATRMEYPHVTWLLDDGRRPDMRKLAEDLGCRYLTRDNNSHAKAGNLNHALQFCEGEFIAIFDADHAPRKDFLVKTLGFFHDADVAFVQTPQDFFNIDSFNHRIGKKRVWDEQALFFKVIQRGKDALNAAFFCGSCAVIRRSAVERIGGFATETVTEDVHTAVKLHKLGFKSVYYAESLAFGLAPHSIDTYLKQRMRWGMGAMQVFRRERILFSRGLTLGQRLNYFASALYFFEGWQKLVFFLTPPAVFLSGDLPIVASLNTFLLLFCLYYLLSMLVHLELGRGYNSLLLSEQYAMTRFFAFMSTSVGLFRRNIPFAVTDKQLSDTGRMWLWMSPVLVLAGITAISVPTGLYRMHTGSIPVGAGVVTLIWTCATLLTAAMVIVYAHRHASNRRTEYRFPLRLPITLTLDGTSYLGLTSDLSPNGALYIGEPIPTLSRGDTVNIAIHLPNLIVCDAAAATFVNRSAGWAEKAAAGVAGEATVGLRFNWDAQGNTGALETFLYGSRLQLEMGNLSETETPPLTRLAELLSRDGGAPLLTQNWAPGLLMQPLRAGVLPVVIATIEGAAPLLFSSIELDLDTGATLRRTAKGMATEHAVRLTPTGRLATPTGDFHLYNITPHATTV is encoded by the coding sequence ATGAAGACTGAGCAGCCCAAACGCTATATCGCCTTGCTAGTGGCCGTCTACGTGTCTTGCGGATTCGCGTATCTCGCCTGGCGCGTAGGAACCGTCAACATGGACGCGCCGTGGCTGTCTCTGCCGTTGTATGCCGCTGAAGTCTACGGTTATCTGAGCGGACTTCTGTTCGTGCTGATGACCTTTCGGCTCAGCGTGCGGGAGGTAGTACCGCCGCCAGCGGGACTGAAGGTCGATGTATTCGTGCCCACTTACAACGAGTCCGTGGACCTGCTGCGCCGTACGCTGCTGGCGGCCACGCGGATGGAGTACCCGCATGTTACCTGGCTACTCGATGACGGCCGGCGGCCAGACATGCGCAAGCTGGCCGAGGATCTGGGCTGCCGCTACCTCACCCGCGATAACAACTCCCACGCCAAGGCCGGCAACCTGAACCACGCGCTGCAGTTCTGCGAAGGCGAATTCATTGCGATCTTCGACGCCGACCATGCTCCTCGCAAGGATTTCCTGGTGAAGACACTGGGATTCTTCCACGATGCAGACGTTGCGTTCGTGCAGACACCGCAGGACTTCTTCAATATCGACTCGTTCAACCACCGCATCGGCAAGAAGCGGGTCTGGGATGAGCAGGCGCTCTTCTTCAAAGTCATACAGCGCGGCAAGGACGCACTGAATGCGGCCTTCTTCTGCGGCAGTTGTGCGGTGATCCGACGTTCCGCGGTGGAGAGAATCGGCGGCTTCGCCACCGAGACCGTTACGGAAGATGTCCATACGGCCGTCAAGCTGCACAAGCTGGGATTCAAGTCTGTGTACTACGCCGAATCACTCGCCTTTGGCCTGGCGCCGCACAGCATTGACACCTACCTGAAGCAGCGCATGCGTTGGGGAATGGGAGCGATGCAGGTGTTCCGGCGCGAAAGAATTCTTTTCAGCCGAGGCCTGACGCTGGGCCAGCGACTCAATTATTTCGCGTCGGCACTTTACTTCTTCGAAGGTTGGCAGAAGCTTGTTTTCTTTCTGACACCGCCGGCAGTATTTCTCTCGGGCGACCTACCCATCGTCGCATCGCTCAACACCTTCCTGCTGCTGTTCTGCCTGTACTACCTGCTGTCGATGTTGGTTCACCTTGAGCTGGGACGCGGCTACAACTCGCTGCTTCTCAGCGAGCAGTACGCCATGACTCGATTCTTTGCCTTCATGTCAACGAGCGTTGGACTGTTTCGTCGCAACATCCCGTTTGCCGTGACCGACAAGCAGCTTTCCGATACTGGCAGGATGTGGCTCTGGATGTCGCCGGTGCTGGTGCTGGCGGGGATTACGGCAATCAGCGTGCCGACAGGCCTGTACCGGATGCATACAGGGAGCATTCCGGTCGGTGCAGGCGTCGTCACGCTCATATGGACCTGCGCGACCCTTCTCACGGCAGCAATGGTGATCGTGTACGCTCACCGCCATGCAAGCAACCGCCGCACCGAGTACCGCTTCCCGCTGCGGCTGCCGATCACGCTGACCCTTGATGGCACGTCATACCTTGGCTTGACATCGGACCTTTCCCCCAACGGCGCGCTTTACATCGGGGAGCCAATTCCAACGTTATCCCGCGGCGACACGGTAAACATAGCCATCCACCTGCCCAATCTGATCGTATGCGATGCGGCCGCCGCAACGTTCGTAAACCGATCTGCGGGTTGGGCGGAAAAGGCCGCGGCGGGCGTCGCCGGGGAGGCCACAGTGGGACTGCGCTTCAACTGGGATGCGCAGGGCAACACCGGCGCACTCGAGACGTTCCTGTACGGCAGTCGGCTGCAGCTTGAAATGGGCAACCTTTCCGAAACCGAGACCCCGCCTCTTACTCGCCTGGCTGAATTGCTGAGCCGCGACGGGGGCGCGCCACTGCTGACGCAGAACTGGGCGCCGGGACTGCTGATGCAGCCGCTGCGCGCCGGTGTGTTGCCGGTGGTCATTGCCACGATCGAGGGCGCGGCGCCGCTGCTGTTCAGCAGTATCGAACTCGATCTGGACACTGGTGCCACGTTGCGTCGCACAGCGAAAGGCATGGCCACGGAACATGCGGTCAGGCTGACGCCCACGGGCAGGCTAGCGACGCCAACCGGCGATTTCCACCTTTACAACATTACGCCGCACGCGACGACGGTATGA
- the bcsS gene encoding cellulose biosynthesis protein BcsS: MKEKGRMTQDTRKNIRADRALAIVTLCGAAIVPLPAMAGTLFGGASFAGGGERSEYAGVTGNWLPVPFLTQKLVVSDYHYKYGSNGTTVSVNGQSAEAALGVQKGWKTGWVEATAGARYRYNRVSPEGADNRADGGEWGLALTVLGQQEFAQHWAVNGIASYNIGPKAYWARGRILYKIFGDAWAGAEVIKHGDPFYHSTQGGLVLTGISLGRTVKLGFYGGVKKTGGQPRAFYGGLEISKAF, translated from the coding sequence ATGAAAGAAAAAGGCCGCATGACGCAGGACACGCGCAAGAATATTCGGGCCGACCGTGCGCTCGCCATCGTAACCCTCTGTGGCGCGGCCATCGTCCCGTTGCCGGCTATGGCGGGCACGTTGTTCGGCGGGGCAAGCTTCGCCGGTGGAGGTGAGCGTAGCGAATACGCTGGTGTCACCGGCAATTGGCTGCCGGTGCCCTTCCTCACCCAGAAGCTCGTCGTCAGCGACTACCACTACAAGTACGGCTCGAACGGCACGACGGTGTCAGTGAACGGACAGTCGGCCGAGGCGGCGCTTGGCGTACAGAAGGGCTGGAAGACCGGCTGGGTTGAAGCCACGGCCGGCGCGCGCTATCGCTACAATCGCGTGTCGCCAGAAGGCGCCGATAACCGTGCCGACGGCGGCGAATGGGGCCTGGCATTGACAGTCCTCGGCCAGCAGGAGTTCGCGCAACACTGGGCCGTCAACGGGATCGCGAGCTACAACATCGGGCCCAAGGCGTATTGGGCGCGCGGCCGGATTCTCTACAAGATTTTCGGCGATGCGTGGGCCGGCGCGGAGGTCATCAAGCATGGCGATCCGTTTTACCACTCCACGCAGGGCGGTCTGGTGCTGACCGGCATCTCGCTCGGCCGGACCGTGAAGCTTGGCTTCTATGGTGGTGTCAAGAAGACCGGTGGGCAGCCGCGCGCATTCTATGGCGGGCTGGAAATCAGCAAGGCGTTCTGA